One candidate division KSB1 bacterium genomic window, AATTTCGGAAATTAGGCATTGGATTTTATTTGTAATTTGGCTTTTTGCAATTTTGTGATTTCAAGTCTTGCCAAAAAAAACAGGATTTGACTCGTCAGGTACTAACAGGTGAAATGATATTAACCCGTATTTTAGGTTTCAATAAGCCCCTTTAGAATAGACGCGTGATTGTGCTGGACGTCCCTGCTGCCGTACAAAAGGGTCACGACGTCATTCTTTGATTGCTCAGAAATATTTTCCAGCAATTTCTTTTTTTCAGCGGTATCCAGGACCTCTTTTTCGTACATCGATTTGTAAGTTTCCCAGTTAGACGTGTCGTAATGAAAACGCTGCAAGTCATAAGAAGGGCCTAATTCACTCAGCCAGTCATCAACGCCGGCTTCCCGTGTTTTTAAGCCTTCCGGCCAAAACAAATCGACTAAAATTCGGCGGCCGTCTTCCTTGGAGGCTTTTGCATAAACACTTTTTATTTTAACCATGT contains:
- a CDS encoding DUF488 family protein, whose product is MVKIKSVYAKASKEDGRRILVDLFWPEGLKTREAGVDDWLSELGPSYDLQRFHYDTSNWETYKSMYEKEVLDTAEKKKLLENISEQSKNDVVTLLYGSRDVQHNHASILKGLIET